The proteins below come from a single Branchiostoma floridae strain S238N-H82 chromosome 5, Bfl_VNyyK, whole genome shotgun sequence genomic window:
- the LOC118416471 gene encoding tripartite motif-containing protein 2-like — MIQDAAEIPDEEGFAVAMKGTIVILDKSGQQVSRFSTKVGAKRVALTVSQHNGDVILSLFYESKVKVFDCKGTLRVEFGSKGSGDGQFGQPTGLCVDKEGNIIVADKWNRRVQLFDRDGRFLKVIASAADGLEAPIAVAVGWDGLDGRVAVTDTDKYCIFVFKY, encoded by the exons ATGATACAGGACGCGGCGGAAATTCCGGACGAGGAAGGGTTCGCGGTGGCCATGAAGGGAACGATCGTGATCCTCGACAAGTCCGGCCAGCAGGTGTCccgcttcagtaccaaggtcggaGCCAAGCGGGTGGCACTGACAGTCAGCCAGCACAACGGTGACGTCATCCTCTCGCTGTTCTACGAGAGTAAGGTGAAAGTGTTCGACTGTAAGGGGACTCTGCGGGTGGAGTTTGGCTCTAAAGGGTCGGGGGACGGCCAGTTCGGGCAGCCCACGGGACTGTGTGTGGATAAGGAAGGGAACATCATCGTGGCGGACAAGTGGAACCGGCGGGTGCAGCTGTTTGATCGGGACGGGCGGTTCCTGAAGGTGATCGCGTCGGCGGCAGACGGGCTGGAG GCGCCCATAGCCGTGGCCGTGGGGTGGGACGGGCTGGACGGCAGGGTGGCGGTCACCGACACGGACAAGTACTGCATCTTCGTCTTCAAATACTGA